A genomic region of Pseudomonas abietaniphila contains the following coding sequences:
- a CDS encoding glycosyltransferase family 4 protein has protein sequence MSKSLHITLITETYAPEINGVANTLSRLCDGLRLRGHRVEVIRPRQNDDELRGNGDDLMLCRGWPIPGYPGLQWGQSSMHKLLRRWQRNRPDVLYIATEGPLGLSALRAARRLRIAIVSGFHTNFQQYTRQYGLGFITRLLTSYLRWFHNRSNATLVPSVSQKTELERRGFERLALLSRGVDCQLFHPSRRSAFLRESWGLEPGDTAVLHVGRLAPEKNLGVLKATFDALTSAYPDKRLRLVIVGDGPVRATLQEQLPDAIFCGTQRGEALATHYASGDLFLFPSMTETFGNVVLEALASGLGVVAYDEAAAAQHIRHGHNGAVAMSGDEEGFIDAARWMLEDDENLRRVRLNARQHASRQGWAGIIDSFENYLRAASETGDGVVLGV, from the coding sequence ATGAGTAAATCCCTGCACATCACCCTGATTACCGAAACCTACGCACCCGAGATCAACGGCGTCGCCAATACGCTGAGCAGGTTGTGCGACGGGTTGCGGCTGCGCGGGCATCGGGTGGAGGTGATTCGGCCTCGGCAGAACGACGACGAATTACGCGGGAACGGGGATGATCTGATGCTGTGTCGCGGCTGGCCGATTCCGGGGTATCCGGGGTTGCAATGGGGTCAGTCGTCGATGCACAAGCTGCTGCGTCGCTGGCAGCGCAATCGTCCCGATGTGCTGTACATCGCCACCGAAGGGCCGTTGGGGCTGTCGGCGTTGCGTGCTGCGCGACGGCTGCGCATTGCGATCGTGAGTGGCTTTCACACGAACTTTCAGCAGTACACACGCCAATACGGGCTGGGCTTTATTACCCGTCTGTTGACCTCTTACCTGCGCTGGTTCCACAACCGTTCAAATGCCACGCTGGTGCCCAGCGTCAGCCAGAAGACCGAGCTGGAACGGCGAGGCTTCGAGCGCTTGGCGTTGCTGTCTCGCGGGGTGGATTGTCAGTTATTTCACCCGTCCAGGCGTTCAGCCTTCCTGCGTGAAAGCTGGGGTCTGGAGCCTGGCGACACGGCGGTGCTGCATGTGGGGCGTCTGGCGCCGGAGAAAAACCTGGGTGTGCTCAAGGCTACGTTCGACGCCCTGACCAGCGCCTACCCCGACAAGAGACTCAGGCTGGTGATCGTCGGCGACGGTCCGGTGCGCGCCACGCTGCAGGAGCAACTGCCTGACGCCATCTTTTGTGGCACACAGCGCGGCGAGGCCCTGGCCACCCATTACGCATCGGGCGATCTGTTTCTGTTCCCAAGCATGACCGAGACCTTCGGCAACGTGGTCCTGGAGGCCTTGGCGTCCGGGCTGGGTGTCGTGGCGTACGACGAAGCCGCAGCGGCCCAGCATATCCGTCACGGGCACAACGGCGCCGTCGCAATGTCCGGCGATGAAGAAGGCTTTATCGACGCCGCGCGCTGGATGCTCGAAGACGACGAGAACCTGCGGCGCGTTCGTCTGAACGCGCGGCAACACGCCAGCCGTCAGGGTTGGGCCGGAATCATCGACTCGTTTGAAAACTATTTGCGCGCCGCGAGCGAGACGGGCGACGGGGTGGTGTTGGGGGTGTGA
- a CDS encoding NADH:flavin oxidoreductase: protein MPVRALFKPFHMGSLELPTRVVMAPMTRSFSPGGVPNAKVIEYYRRRAAAGVGLIITEGTTVGHKASNGYPNVPQFFGEAALAGWKKVVDAVHAEGGKIVPQLWHVGAVRRLGTEPDGTVPAYGPTEKLKDGNVVVHGMSKQDIDDVIAAFAQAAKDAKDIGMDGVEIHGAHGYLVDQFFWEGTNQRTDEYGGNLAQRSRFAIELIKAVRAAVGPDYPIIFRFSQWKQQDYTARLVQTPDELAAFLKPLSDAGVDIFHCSTRRFWEPEFEGSDLNLAGWTRKLTGKPTITVGSVGLDGEFLQFMVKTDKVAQPASLENLLKRLGDDEFDLVAVGRALLVDPDWAVKVRDGREEDILPFSRDALGKLE from the coding sequence ATGCCAGTCAGAGCCTTGTTCAAACCCTTTCACATGGGCAGCCTGGAATTACCGACGCGCGTGGTGATGGCGCCGATGACCCGTTCGTTCTCGCCCGGTGGCGTGCCGAATGCCAAGGTCATCGAGTATTACCGTCGTCGTGCGGCTGCCGGTGTCGGCTTGATCATCACCGAAGGCACCACCGTCGGGCACAAGGCGTCCAACGGCTATCCGAACGTCCCACAGTTTTTCGGCGAAGCCGCGCTTGCCGGCTGGAAAAAAGTGGTCGATGCAGTCCATGCCGAAGGCGGGAAGATCGTTCCTCAGTTGTGGCACGTGGGTGCCGTGCGCCGTCTCGGCACCGAGCCAGACGGCACGGTGCCAGCGTACGGCCCAACTGAAAAATTGAAGGATGGCAACGTCGTCGTGCACGGCATGAGCAAGCAAGACATCGACGATGTCATCGCTGCGTTTGCCCAAGCGGCAAAAGATGCCAAGGACATCGGCATGGACGGCGTTGAAATCCACGGTGCCCACGGCTACCTGGTCGACCAGTTCTTCTGGGAAGGCACCAACCAGCGCACCGACGAATACGGCGGCAATCTGGCCCAGCGGTCGCGTTTCGCCATCGAGTTGATCAAGGCCGTGCGCGCAGCGGTCGGGCCCGATTACCCGATCATCTTCCGTTTCTCGCAGTGGAAGCAGCAGGACTACACCGCACGTCTGGTGCAAACGCCGGACGAACTGGCGGCCTTCCTTAAGCCGCTTTCCGACGCAGGCGTAGACATTTTCCACTGCTCGACGCGTCGTTTCTGGGAGCCGGAGTTCGAAGGCTCCGACCTCAACCTGGCGGGCTGGACGCGCAAGCTCACCGGCAAACCGACGATCACCGTCGGCAGCGTCGGCCTGGATGGCGAGTTCCTGCAGTTCATGGTCAAGACCGACAAAGTCGCGCAACCGGCAAGCCTTGAGAACCTGCTCAAGCGTCTGGGCGATGACGAGTTCGACCTGGTGGCGGTCGGTCGCGCGCTGCTGGTCGATCCGGATTGGGCCGTGAAAGTGCGTGACGGTCGCGAGGAAGACATCCTGCCGTTCAGCCGCGATGCGCTGGGCAAGCTGGAGTAA
- a CDS encoding glutathione peroxidase — protein sequence MSIFHDLKLKALDGQELPLAPLKGKVVLVVNVASKCGLTPQYAALENLYQKYKDRGFSVLGLPCNQFAGQEPGTQEEIQAFCSLNYGVTFPLGDKLEVNGPHRHRLYQMLAGEGAEFPGDITWNFEKFLVGQDGRVLARFSPRTTPDDPAVIQAIEKALH from the coding sequence ATGAGTATATTTCACGACCTGAAATTAAAAGCTCTGGATGGCCAGGAACTGCCTCTCGCGCCACTCAAAGGCAAAGTGGTCCTGGTGGTCAATGTGGCGTCCAAATGCGGCCTCACGCCTCAATACGCCGCGCTTGAAAACCTCTATCAGAAGTACAAGGACAGAGGCTTCAGCGTGCTGGGCCTGCCTTGCAATCAGTTTGCCGGACAAGAACCGGGCACTCAGGAAGAGATCCAGGCGTTCTGCTCGTTGAACTACGGCGTGACCTTTCCGCTGGGCGACAAGCTTGAAGTGAACGGCCCTCATCGTCACAGGCTGTATCAGATGCTGGCGGGCGAAGGCGCCGAATTTCCGGGAGACATCACCTGGAACTTCGAAAAATTTCTCGTGGGTCAGGACGGTCGCGTTCTGGCGCGCTTCTCGCCGCGTACGACGCCGGATGATCCTGCGGTCATTCAGGCAATTGAGAAAGCGCTTCACTGA
- a CDS encoding FKBP-type peptidyl-prolyl cis-trans isomerase has translation MPIAANKAVSIDYTLTNDAGEVIDSSAGGAPLVYLQGAGNIIPGLEKALEGKDIGDELKVSIEPEDAYGEYSAELVSTLNRSMFEGVDELEVGMQFHASAPDGQMQIVTIRDLDGDDVTVDGNHPLAGQRLNFQVKIVAIRDASEEEMAHGHVHGEGGHHH, from the coding sequence ATGCCGATCGCCGCCAACAAGGCTGTCTCCATTGACTATACCCTGACCAATGACGCTGGTGAGGTCATCGACAGTTCTGCCGGCGGCGCGCCGCTGGTTTACCTGCAAGGCGCAGGTAACATCATTCCGGGTCTGGAAAAGGCACTGGAAGGCAAGGACATCGGCGACGAGCTGAAAGTCTCCATCGAGCCTGAAGACGCCTACGGCGAATACTCGGCCGAACTGGTCAGCACCCTGAATCGCAGCATGTTCGAAGGTGTCGACGAACTGGAAGTCGGCATGCAGTTCCACGCTTCCGCGCCCGATGGCCAGATGCAGATCGTCACCATTCGTGATCTGGACGGCGACGACGTCACTGTCGACGGCAACCATCCTCTGGCCGGTCAGCGCCTGAATTTCCAGGTCAAGATCGTTGCCATCCGTGATGCCAGCGAAGAAGAAATGGCCCACGGCCACGTGCATGGCGAAGGTGGCCATCACCACTGA
- a CDS encoding DUF3565 domain-containing protein, producing the protein MHDPTLPGSDTTIIGFRQDEDGHWIAELSCGHTQHLRHQPPWQSRPWVLDAATRQEKIGQSFRCGWCAQAADNDNLVPR; encoded by the coding sequence TTGCACGACCCCACTTTGCCTGGAAGCGACACCACGATTATCGGCTTTCGCCAGGACGAAGACGGTCACTGGATTGCCGAGCTGTCCTGCGGCCACACCCAGCACCTGCGCCATCAGCCTCCGTGGCAGTCACGGCCCTGGGTGCTGGATGCCGCAACGCGTCAGGAAAAAATAGGTCAATCCTTTCGTTGCGGCTGGTGTGCGCAAGCGGCAGATAACGATAACCTTGTGCCCCGTTGA
- the pta gene encoding phosphate acetyltransferase — protein MQTFFIAPTDFGVGLTSISLGLVRTLERAGLKVGFFKPIAQPHPGDLGPERSTELVARTHGLKPPKPLGLAHVERMLGEGQLDELLEEIINLYQEACVGRDVVIVEGMVPTRSASYAARVNLHMAKALDADVILVSAPENEVLTELSGRVELQAQMFGGPKDPKVLGVILNKVRTDESMEVFSARLKEHSPLLRSGDFRLLGCIPFQADLNAPRTRDVADLLGAQVINAGDYEQRRMSKIIICARTVLNTLQLLKPGVLVVTPGDRDDIILAVSLATLNGVPLAGLLLTSDTLPDPRIMDLCRGALQAGLPVLSVSTGSYDTANQLNQLNKEIPIDDRERAEIITDFVASHLDANWLHQRCGTPREMRLSPAVFRYQLIQRAQAANKRIVLPEGAEPLTVQAAAICQARGIARCVLLAKPEDVHAVARAQGIELPPGLEILDPELIRERYVAPMVDLRKNKALNAPMAEQQLEDPVVIGTMMLALDEVDGLVSGVIHSTANTIRPALQLIKTAPGCTLVSSVFFMLFPEQVLVYGDCIMNPHPTAQELAEIAVQSADSAVAFGLSPRVAMISYSSGNSASGEEVEKVREATQLAQETQRNLLIDGPLQYDAAANENVARQLAPNSPVAGRANVFVFPDLNTGNTTYKAVQRSADCVSLGPMLQGLRKPVNDLPRGAQVDDIVYTIALTAIQAATLPQ, from the coding sequence ATGCAGACTTTCTTTATCGCGCCCACAGACTTCGGTGTGGGTTTGACGTCCATTAGCCTCGGGCTGGTGCGTACCCTGGAGCGCGCCGGACTCAAAGTCGGTTTTTTCAAACCCATCGCCCAGCCTCATCCCGGCGATCTGGGTCCAGAGCGCTCGACCGAACTGGTCGCCCGGACCCACGGCCTCAAGCCGCCCAAGCCGCTTGGCCTGGCCCATGTCGAACGCATGCTTGGCGAAGGCCAGCTCGATGAGCTGCTGGAAGAGATCATCAACCTGTACCAGGAGGCCTGTGTAGGTCGTGACGTGGTGATCGTCGAAGGCATGGTGCCGACCCGCAGCGCCAGTTACGCAGCGCGGGTCAACCTGCACATGGCCAAGGCGCTGGATGCGGACGTGATCCTGGTGTCGGCGCCGGAAAACGAGGTGCTGACCGAACTGTCCGGGCGTGTCGAGTTGCAGGCGCAGATGTTCGGTGGCCCGAAAGACCCGAAAGTGCTGGGCGTGATCCTCAACAAGGTGCGCACCGACGAGAGCATGGAGGTCTTCTCGGCGCGACTCAAAGAGCATTCGCCGCTGTTGCGCAGCGGCGATTTCCGCTTGCTGGGCTGCATTCCGTTCCAGGCCGACCTGAATGCTCCACGCACCCGTGATGTGGCGGATTTGCTCGGGGCTCAGGTGATCAACGCCGGTGATTACGAACAGCGGCGTATGTCCAAAATCATCATCTGCGCGCGTACGGTGCTCAATACGCTGCAACTGCTCAAACCGGGTGTGCTCGTGGTGACACCGGGTGACCGGGACGACATCATCCTGGCCGTCAGCCTGGCGACCTTGAATGGCGTGCCGCTGGCCGGTCTGTTGCTGACCAGCGACACCCTGCCCGACCCGCGCATCATGGACCTGTGCCGTGGCGCGTTGCAGGCGGGGTTGCCGGTGTTGTCGGTCAGCACCGGCTCTTACGACACCGCCAACCAGCTGAATCAGTTGAACAAGGAAATCCCGATCGACGACCGCGAGCGGGCGGAAATCATTACCGACTTCGTCGCCAGCCACCTGGACGCCAACTGGCTGCACCAGCGTTGCGGCACACCACGCGAAATGCGGCTGTCCCCGGCGGTGTTCCGCTATCAGCTGATTCAACGCGCGCAAGCCGCAAACAAGCGCATTGTGCTGCCAGAAGGCGCAGAACCCTTGACCGTACAAGCCGCCGCCATTTGCCAGGCCCGGGGTATCGCGCGTTGCGTGCTGCTGGCCAAACCGGAAGACGTGCACGCCGTTGCCCGCGCGCAAGGCATCGAGCTGCCGCCGGGCCTTGAGATTCTCGACCCTGAGCTGATTCGCGAGCGCTATGTGGCGCCGATGGTCGATCTGCGCAAGAACAAAGCCCTCAACGCCCCCATGGCTGAGCAGCAACTGGAAGACCCGGTGGTGATCGGGACCATGATGCTGGCGCTCGATGAAGTCGACGGTCTGGTGTCCGGCGTCATTCATTCCACCGCCAACACCATCCGGCCGGCGCTGCAACTGATCAAGACCGCGCCGGGCTGCACGCTGGTGTCGTCGGTGTTCTTCATGCTGTTCCCCGAGCAGGTGCTGGTGTATGGCGACTGCATCATGAACCCGCATCCGACCGCCCAGGAACTGGCCGAAATCGCCGTGCAGAGCGCTGACTCCGCGGTTGCGTTCGGCTTGTCGCCACGTGTGGCGATGATCAGCTACTCCAGCGGTAATTCGGCCAGTGGCGAGGAAGTGGAAAAAGTGCGTGAAGCCACGCAACTGGCGCAGGAAACCCAACGCAACCTGTTGATCGACGGTCCGCTGCAGTACGATGCCGCCGCCAACGAGAACGTGGCTCGGCAGTTGGCCCCGAACAGCCCTGTGGCTGGCCGTGCCAACGTGTTCGTGTTTCCGGACCTGAATACCGGCAACACGACCTACAAGGCGGTGCAACGCAGTGCGGACTGCGTGAGCCTCGGCCCGATGCTGCAAGGTCTGCGCAAACCGGTGAATGACCTGCCGCGTGGCGCCCAGGTCGATGACATCGTGTACACCATCGCGCTGACTGCAATTCAGGCGGCGACTCTGCCGCAATAA
- a CDS encoding acyltransferase, with protein MDFLPAPLRGVIASLLLALNTIVCCTPLFIVAIFKLCLPFPAAQKVTDWLMSHIHEAWISNNNAWMNLLGHTRWHLSGLEGLDYQHSYLVTSNHQSWVDIMVLQYVLNRRIRPLKFFLKQELIWVPVIGLAWWALGFPFMKRYTKAYLAKHPEKKGKDLETTRRTCAKFRNNPVGIFNFVEGTRFTKGKHAQQQSPFRYLLKPKAGGIAFVLDAMGEQLESIVNVTIHYPAGQPGYWDLLCGKVREVVAHFEEVQIPPQFIGKSYDQDDAYRLEFQQWINRLWEEKDALLTRMHEQYPR; from the coding sequence ATGGATTTCTTGCCCGCCCCTTTGCGCGGCGTCATCGCCTCGCTGCTGTTGGCGCTCAACACGATTGTCTGCTGCACGCCGCTGTTCATCGTCGCGATCTTCAAACTATGCCTGCCCTTCCCCGCCGCACAGAAAGTCACTGACTGGCTGATGAGCCACATTCACGAAGCCTGGATCAGCAACAACAATGCCTGGATGAACCTGCTCGGCCATACCCGCTGGCACCTCAGCGGCCTGGAAGGTCTGGATTATCAGCATTCGTATCTGGTCACCAGCAACCATCAGAGCTGGGTCGACATCATGGTGCTGCAGTACGTGCTCAACCGTCGCATTCGCCCGCTGAAGTTCTTTCTCAAACAAGAGCTGATCTGGGTGCCGGTGATCGGGCTGGCCTGGTGGGCGTTGGGCTTCCCGTTCATGAAGCGCTACACCAAGGCGTATCTGGCCAAACACCCGGAAAAGAAAGGCAAGGATCTGGAAACCACCCGCCGCACCTGTGCGAAGTTCCGCAACAACCCGGTGGGAATTTTCAACTTCGTCGAGGGGACGCGCTTCACCAAGGGCAAACATGCCCAGCAGCAGTCGCCCTTCCGCTACCTGCTGAAACCCAAGGCCGGTGGCATCGCGTTCGTGCTGGACGCCATGGGCGAGCAGCTGGAGTCGATCGTCAACGTAACCATTCATTACCCAGCGGGCCAGCCGGGCTACTGGGACTTGCTGTGCGGCAAGGTGCGTGAAGTGGTCGCGCACTTCGAAGAAGTGCAGATTCCGCCGCAGTTCATTGGCAAGAGTTACGACCAGGACGATGCGTATCGCCTGGAATTCCAGCAGTGGATCAACCGCCTGTGGGAAGAAAAAGATGCGCTGCTGACGCGGATGCATGAGCAGTATCCACGCTGA
- a CDS encoding OmpA family protein translates to MFTFRRLIIAATALAVLSGCASQNPYDNQGQAQNSGGISKTAKYGGLGALAGAVAGAAIDHNNRGKGALIGAAVVGAASAGYGYYADKQEAALRASMANTGVEVQRQGDTIKLVMPGNITFATDSSAIASSFYAPLNNLAGSLKQYNQNVIEIVGYTDSTGSRQHNMDLSQQRAQSVATYLTSQGVDASHLSVRGAGPDSPIASNADVNGRAQNRRVEVNLKPIPGQQYQQQ, encoded by the coding sequence ATGTTCACCTTTCGCCGTTTGATCATCGCCGCCACCGCACTTGCCGTGCTCTCGGGCTGCGCATCGCAAAATCCTTATGACAATCAGGGGCAGGCACAGAATTCCGGCGGTATCAGCAAGACTGCCAAATACGGTGGTCTGGGTGCGCTGGCCGGTGCCGTCGCCGGTGCCGCCATCGACCATAACAACCGTGGCAAGGGCGCGCTGATCGGCGCTGCCGTGGTGGGCGCGGCTTCGGCCGGTTACGGTTACTACGCTGACAAACAGGAAGCCGCGCTGCGTGCCAGCATGGCCAATACGGGCGTTGAAGTGCAGCGTCAGGGCGACACCATCAAGCTGGTGATGCCGGGTAACATTACCTTCGCCACCGATTCGTCGGCGATCGCCAGCAGCTTCTATGCCCCGCTGAACAACCTGGCGGGCTCGCTGAAGCAGTACAACCAGAACGTGATCGAGATTGTTGGCTACACCGACAGCACCGGCAGCCGTCAGCACAACATGGACCTGTCGCAACAGCGCGCACAGAGCGTAGCGACTTATCTGACGTCTCAAGGCGTCGATGCCTCTCACCTGTCGGTGCGTGGTGCCGGTCCTGACTCGCCGATCGCCAGCAACGCCGACGTCAACGGCCGCGCCCAGAACCGTCGTGTAGAGGTCAACCTCAAGCCGATTCCGGGCCAGCAGTATCAGCAGCAATAA
- a CDS encoding MBL fold metallo-hydrolase — MSTPKPALIRETFPVGPLQCNCTIIGDPVTKQAIVVDPGGNPELILAKLEAHGLKVVSIIHTHAHLDHFLASGQLKEKTGATLHLHKEDQFLWDNLETQCQVFRVPYVPVPSPDRWLADDEELACGCGVALHTPGHTPGSMSFWFEDAKLLIAGDTLFKRGVGRTDLWGGDQATIVRSIKERLYTLDEEATVVTGHGPDTRLGDEMRENPFVRA; from the coding sequence ATGTCAACGCCCAAACCTGCCCTCATCCGCGAAACCTTCCCCGTCGGCCCGTTGCAGTGCAACTGCACGATCATCGGCGATCCCGTCACAAAACAGGCGATTGTGGTCGATCCAGGCGGTAATCCTGAGCTGATCCTCGCCAAGCTCGAGGCCCACGGTTTGAAGGTGGTGAGCATCATTCATACCCATGCACATCTGGATCATTTTCTGGCGTCGGGGCAGTTGAAGGAGAAGACCGGGGCGACGTTGCACCTGCATAAAGAGGATCAGTTTCTGTGGGATAACCTCGAAACCCAGTGTCAGGTGTTTCGTGTGCCGTATGTGCCGGTACCGTCGCCGGATCGCTGGCTTGCGGACGACGAGGAACTGGCGTGCGGATGCGGAGTGGCCTTGCACACGCCGGGTCATACGCCGGGGTCGATGTCTTTCTGGTTCGAGGACGCCAAGCTGTTGATCGCGGGCGACACGCTGTTCAAGCGTGGCGTTGGGCGAACGGATTTGTGGGGCGGGGATCAGGCGACGATTGTGCGTTCGATCAAGGAGCGGCTGTACACGCTGGACGAGGAGGCAACGGTGGTGACGGGGCATGGACCCGATACGCGGCTGGGCGATGAGATGCGTGAGAACCCTTTCGTCCGGGCGTAG
- a CDS encoding CZB domain-containing protein — MAGMYDEAQTMQREIDQSHLLSRVELANMEELTLKVAVYDRLLNPRPEPLILPDETECLFGKWYYEQQDPNQARTAEFRRLEVPHQLVHSSGQAAINAHAQGELEKTLEYVGKMEAANVTVMQAVKVLLKSRLGS; from the coding sequence ATGGCCGGCATGTACGACGAAGCGCAGACCATGCAGCGCGAAATCGACCAGTCGCACCTGCTGTCCAGGGTCGAACTGGCCAACATGGAAGAACTCACCCTGAAAGTCGCCGTCTACGACCGGCTCCTCAACCCTCGCCCCGAACCGCTGATCCTGCCCGACGAAACCGAATGCCTGTTCGGCAAGTGGTATTACGAGCAACAAGACCCGAACCAGGCACGCACCGCCGAATTCCGCCGCCTCGAAGTCCCGCACCAACTCGTCCACAGCAGCGGCCAGGCCGCCATCAATGCCCACGCACAAGGCGAGCTGGAAAAGACCCTGGAATATGTCGGAAAAATGGAAGCGGCGAACGTGACTGTGATGCAGGCGGTGAAGGTGTTGTTGAAGAGTCGGTTGGGGTCTTGA
- a CDS encoding sulfite exporter TauE/SafE family protein: protein MTYVLLVLFGGLSGMTTVLFGFGGGFVVVPVLYGVLKSGAEGGLAEQAAMHVAVATSTCVMIVNAALSTRRSARAGTLLTVWLWPLSGFIGVGSLLGALAAGDVSGTVLRVAFVVYLAITIADCLFRRGFIVPMTDGKPRSPHRWGTGSGGIVIGAIATFLGVGGSVMTVPLLRRRGLSMTQATAMANPLSLPVALVGTAVYMLAGDPGATGLGAGYVGYVDLIAFAVLTVGAWFGMWLAARWVGRIPDQRHARVYIGLLVLVLLSMLVR, encoded by the coding sequence ATGACGTATGTGCTGTTGGTGCTGTTCGGTGGTTTGTCGGGCATGACCACCGTGCTGTTCGGGTTTGGCGGCGGGTTCGTGGTCGTGCCCGTGCTGTATGGCGTGTTGAAGAGCGGAGCGGAGGGTGGACTGGCGGAGCAGGCCGCGATGCACGTAGCCGTGGCCACCTCAACCTGCGTAATGATCGTCAACGCTGCTTTGAGTACGCGCCGATCCGCGCGCGCCGGGACGCTGCTCACCGTCTGGCTCTGGCCGTTGTCCGGGTTCATCGGAGTCGGTTCGCTGCTCGGCGCGTTGGCTGCTGGCGATGTCAGCGGGACGGTGCTGCGTGTCGCCTTCGTCGTTTATCTGGCCATCACGATTGCCGATTGCCTGTTTCGGCGTGGATTCATCGTGCCCATGACTGACGGTAAGCCCAGGTCGCCCCATCGGTGGGGCACGGGATCCGGCGGCATCGTCATAGGCGCCATCGCCACCTTTCTGGGCGTGGGCGGCAGCGTCATGACCGTTCCGCTGCTGCGTCGTCGCGGGTTGAGCATGACGCAGGCGACTGCCATGGCCAATCCGCTGAGCCTGCCCGTTGCGCTGGTCGGCACGGCGGTCTACATGCTCGCCGGTGATCCGGGCGCCACAGGATTAGGGGCTGGCTACGTCGGCTATGTCGATCTCATCGCGTTTGCCGTGCTGACCGTAGGGGCGTGGTTCGGCATGTGGCTTGCGGCGCGGTGGGTAGGACGCATCCCGGATCAACGGCATGCACGGGTGTATATCGGACTGCTGGTCCTGGTGCTGTTGAGCATGCTTGTGCGGTGA
- a CDS encoding AraC family transcriptional regulator yields the protein MRNSSIDTLDSTPRPVIAIGTDYPDGFLLRRHQHRRAQLLYGSTGVMKVTIGQGDWVVPPQQAVWIPPQVEHEVLMLGVSTRSLYIEPSVVPVSRASCEVIGVSPLLRQLLIDAVEMPLAYEEQGRDGVLVTLALLEIGQAQALPLRIPLPRDSRLLARCQAFLQRPDIHESPLDWARDLYVSERSFSRFFREQTQMSFGQWRQRACVVLALSRLSSGESITRIALDLGYDSPAAFSTMFRRLIGQAPSYFSNNAATAGSRRAPQPSLTNDTRR from the coding sequence ATGCGCAATTCTTCCATCGATACCCTGGACAGCACGCCTCGGCCGGTGATCGCGATCGGCACCGATTACCCGGATGGTTTCCTGTTACGCCGTCATCAGCATCGGCGGGCGCAACTGCTGTACGGCTCGACCGGCGTGATGAAAGTCACCATCGGGCAAGGCGACTGGGTGGTGCCGCCGCAACAGGCCGTGTGGATTCCCCCGCAGGTCGAGCATGAAGTGCTGATGCTCGGTGTCAGCACGCGTAGTCTCTATATAGAACCGTCAGTCGTGCCTGTTTCACGCGCTTCGTGCGAGGTGATCGGTGTGTCGCCCCTATTGCGGCAGCTGTTGATCGACGCCGTCGAGATGCCGTTGGCATACGAGGAACAAGGTCGCGACGGTGTGTTGGTGACGCTGGCGTTGCTTGAGATCGGCCAGGCGCAAGCGTTGCCGTTGCGCATTCCCCTGCCCCGGGATTCGCGCTTGCTGGCCCGCTGCCAAGCGTTTCTGCAGCGCCCGGATATTCATGAATCACCATTGGACTGGGCGCGAGATTTGTATGTCAGCGAGCGTTCGTTCAGCCGATTTTTCCGCGAACAGACACAGATGAGTTTCGGCCAATGGCGCCAGCGTGCCTGCGTGGTACTGGCCTTGTCGCGACTCTCCTCGGGGGAGTCCATTACGCGAATCGCCCTCGATCTGGGGTACGACAGCCCTGCAGCGTTTTCAACGATGTTTCGCCGCTTGATCGGGCAGGCACCCAGCTACTTTTCGAACAATGCGGCGACAGCGGGCAGTCGTCGAGCGCCGCAGCCCTCGCTTACGAACGACACCCGGCGTTGA